In Brassica napus cultivar Da-Ae chromosome A3, Da-Ae, whole genome shotgun sequence, the sequence CCAACGGTTCATCCAAGTTTCAGAGAAGATATCATTAAGAGACGAGCCAGAACTcagaatcaagtacaacaaacTCTGACTGCATTAAACTAGATAGGGAAATATGCAGAGTAGTATAATTTGGAAGAGATGCTGACCTTCCTGCTGCTTGATCCGTTCTCGCTTATAGCAGGCGTTGACTGTTTTACTTCACTGATGATATTCTCTGATGATGACACTTCCGCGGTTGAATAGCTTGTGAGCGCTGACGGCCTACCAAAAGAGCAatgcatattttaaaaaattgtttatcgTTCATAAGAAATAGGCTTTTACTGTTATTTTGGTCATCAATGAAGAAAAAACCCTTCACAGATAGATACTTGGAATCTTatgataacatttttggaagaaACGAAATCAGCAGGATTTTTAGAACGATGACCAATATGATGTTCTAGATATATAACACTTTAAGCTTCTAGTTATATGTGATCTGGTCACTCCATTGACTGCTTAAAACCCTAGTACATCGATTTCTTTATATGCACAGTACTTTTACCTGTACAACTGATCGTTCTCGCATAGATTTTCCGATGACGAAAGCCACTCGACATCAACAAAATTTGAGACACTAGACATGTCTTCCTGCTCGGACAAGTAATAGGAGCTACTACCATTATGTTGAATCTTCTTCGCATCTCCAAAAAAATGTGTGCTAGGCATTGACGGAGTACACCTACAAAAGATGTTACAAGTGATGTTTCAGACCAACAAGAGATACAAGTAAAGATATTAATATGGATGGAATTGGCATGCACAATAGAGCTGCACCAAGCAAAATCATAATGCATACACAGAATAGACACCTAAGCTAAAGGAAACAGCAGTACATATTTTATTTAGCTATAAGCAGAAGAAAATGTAAGGACTTTAAACAAACCTCGATAATGATACATCCCCAGCAGCTGGCATATCTGGTGATGACTCTGAAGTTACATGATTCACTTGGCGTGAAGACACGAAGCCTTTATGTGATATGCTTTCATGCTTGCTACTCATTGCGGACATCGGTGTGCGACTTTCATGCAGAATATTACCATCCGATAAGCACCTCTTCACAAGAAATCTGGAAAACATGGTATTAAGAGATATGAACATAGATACAAAATGCATTGCAAGTAGGTCTACCAGAACTCGTATAGCTCCTATAATCGGTGGAAGATGAACATCAAGTTCTATATGCATATGCCTACATGGTTGCAGTCACGGAGACCTACCTTTCATCTTCCTCTATGCTTATCTCTCCATTTTGTCCATTAGAGCGGGAATCTGAACGCAACTCCCAAATCGCCTGCCTCCCTTTTTCAGGCTGGAATGTACCAAGAAATCTGCATAGAAACAGTCACAAGAGCCCAATGAATTTCTGTAAGACTCTGACAAATCATTGCGTAACATGcatatatgaatatatgataGAGAGTGACAGAGAGAAGCGTACATATTAATGGCGTCTTGTTTATCCGCATCCATATATGCATTATTATAATAACGTTGCAGAGTTCTCAAGAACTCTTGTGACTGGGTTGCTGCTCTCCACTGGCCTCTTCTCTCACTGAAAACCTATTTCACACCAGAAATTCTAGGAATCAACCAAGTGTATCCAAACAATAGAGAACATAAGGTTAACTTGAGTCGGTTGCAGAAGAACCGAGCATCATTATTCagtgataccaacaagaagagaTTACAAGATGAAATTTAACACTAGTCTAAAGTCCGATATCCTTTCACGAATAATAAAGGGTCCAATTGTCATTGAGATATAACATAGAtgacatataaaacaatttaccTAAAATAAGACTTGTATTTGGATATCAAAGATCAAGATCAGAAAATAGACCAGATTCAGTAAAATTCTTAAGACCAATATCCTTGCAAATGATATCAAATGGTCCAAAAATTCATCTCATGAAGCCAGTCACAAAAAAATCTCAAGTGGGGCTAAATACGATAAACTTTGTTCATAATAAACAGCCTAGAATTTAGTGTCAACTGTCTCCAGCAGAAGATTTCATAGTATAAGACAGttccataaatataaaataggcTGAACCGATGATATGTCAGGATAGACcggaaaaagagaagaagaaaagaaattacCTTATTGTGGGCAGCAGATCCACCATATTGGTAAGCTAGTGTATCTCCCATTCTTTCATATAACCCCATTAAAGCACTAGACAAACGATCATCAAGTTCTATTGTTGGAGCATCTCTAATTCCCAGAGCATGGAGCTGCTGTCCTAGAGCAGCCCAACCATATGCATATTGAGCAACATTTGTACGATCAAGGCAATCTATGCAATTGGTCCTCAGCACGCCCCTCTGAAGCATGCCGGGCTTATCATAATCGCCATTAGCGACATTCTTACTTGGGGGAAGATTCTTCTCTAGCGAATCATATTCCCCACTATCATCATCAGAGCTATTATGTGTAGACATGTCGGCACTGCAATATAAAGGTATAAGTACTGAAAGAGTTAGTATATAGCtgcaaaaaacaaaacttttctGATAGAATTATTTTAAACACCATCATTTTCCACCAAGTTATAGGTTAACGCTATCACCGAGTTTCAGATAGTAACACAAATAGTTGATGAAAGTCAACAAGTCACCACATCTGACAAGGTTCATTTTAAATCGACCACGAAATATAATATAAGTCGGGATATGATGAACAAGTGAGTTACAGGAACTCAAGTAAGAACACTTACTCAGAAGAAGACAAGCTCATACCACCATCGAGCTTCATTGCTGGGGTAACTTGATAATAAAAGAAACCTGTTAGCATCAAAGCACATGCAGCCACTTTGCCAAGAAGTGCCAAGACATTTGCTGTTTTGCtgaaatgaaaacaaagaaaagagaaagttTATGTATAACTACTCATAATTTGAAGCAGCTGGAACGCAAATTTAAAGTATACCTCTGGAAATGTTTGTGCAAGTCCCAATGAAGGAATCTTATACGATTTTCTTCAGGCAGATCTTTGTTTATAAAGTCAATAGCATTGGCAAACTCAGCCCGGAGAATCGACTCCCTGGGTCTCCTCTCTTTTGTCTATTGATTGTCAAGAGCAACAGGAAAAATCAGTGGAATGTTTGAGGTGTGAAAGTATCAAAAGGATAATGCAGACACTATAGTTCCTTTCATTGATATGTTAACTAGATTAAGGTGCAAGAAGACGCATCACTTGCCAATACAAAAAGTACCTAAGCTGAAATGCTTAAGGCATGAAAGATAATAAGAACGTTAAAACAAGCAAGATTAGGCAACTCACCTTGATCAAGTTCAGAATAATGATGGGGATTCCATATCGCTCCACAAGGTTTTCAAAGTGAAGTCTAGTTGCCTCATAGTTCAGGTCCCTTTTTGACACTGCATTTGACATTGAGGTATTCAAACAcacaaaggagagagagagagagaagggacAAGGCAGTATAATTAGTATAAAAATACTCACATACAATATCCGGTTTAAGAATCATCCGTGAGGTTTCCTGTGACCAGAACAGAGGGATTGAGCCACGGTTCTGCACAACAGAACTTATTTGCATGGGGTTGTCTTCAGGAACGTCCTCAGACACTATCTGCTCTGTTTCGACATCATTAGCGACATTGCCACTTTCGTTTATTCCTCGTTTCAAGTACCTAAAATCATAAGACGTTTAGGAGAAACGAAGCATAATAGTTAACTCAAAACTCAAGAGATGGACAAATATTGAACAGTTCTGCGAATTTAATCTTATGTGATTAACAATCTGggctttgacattcagagcgaCTAATAACAGTCTTGTTAGACAACAGAGCAGGAAACTAGGGAGTGACAAAATCTGATACCTGGTTCCAGCATTATGGCGGGAACGCCTAGCAATAAGAGTGAGTTTGAAATTCCGTCCAGCTTCAGAAAGAGTTGTCTACATGCACAACAATTCAAGTTCAGCAACCATGAACCTAAAGCAGTTCTCTAAACAATCAAGATACatagcaataaaaaaaattgcatttgaTTGCATAAAATGGtacactaataaaaaaaaacactgctGCTGTGAGAAAGAAAGAATACTTGGTATTTGATTCGAAAAACTTTATTTTCTCTGGTAGTGAGGTGCAGGAAACACACACAGTTCTTACCTGCTTAAAGAAACCATACACCAACGCTACGGTCCACACGGTATTCCGGAGATGATGTCGAATTCCCCGAGTCAAGAACTCGTTCCACACAAACATTTTCTTATAGAGAGTACCACCACTCTCATGGTCGCACACATTCTTCTGGAAACTTCGCATTATATTGTAAGAATAGCTGAAAAAGAAGTCTTTCGTAAGGTCCACCATACACAGCAGCCTCTTGTACCTGTTTAACAACGAGTGGGAAACACGAGATAAAGATACGCAAAGTTCGTAAGAAAGGTAGGGTATAATAACTAAACACATGCACTCTCTCTTTTCACCGAACagaactttcttcaaaaatgaGCTtggaacaaacaaacaaaaagggtAAAATCTAGTaaaaagatatatcaaaataccTGTTCTCGTCTCTTGAATTTGCAATGTTGCCAAGCACGCTAGAATGCTGCAATGAAATCATCTCACTCTTTGACACTTCATACACGCGGTGACCACAAATTTCACCAATCTCTCTTCTTTCAGTAATAACCAGCATGTAATATGGTCCCAAAAACTTAATGAATCCTGAGAccacacaaaaagaaaagaaaacattgtGAGAAGAAGCTGTAAATTAATAACAATCTTCTCTCCTGCAAACATAACTTGAGACACAAAAAAACATACCAATGATACCATAACAGACAGCAACACGTTTCAGTCCGCCTGTGGCCTTGTTTCCTTCGTGTATCCGCTTAAGCAACTCGTAGCATTCTTTTTTAGTATACGCAGTGGAATCCTCACTGACATTAAGCTCAGACGCATCAAGCCGGTCTATCTTTAGCACTCTATACACGCCACTACCATTCCAACCAATCATATAgaaattctgaaaaaaaaaaacaaaaaagaagatcaTGTTAGTAACAgtcaatgaaaataaaaatgatcataGGAATCAAAAGGTGGAAGCTTTGCTTACGGAATGAGTCTGAAAGAGCTTGAACTCTTGCATACAGCCATGAAGGGAAGATGAtccagaggaggaggaggagcctcCTCCATTCTCCATTGATGAGGATGAGGTCGTCATAGCTGATTCCCAAATTAACTCTTTTCCTTTCGACAGTGACCTTTTGACTTACAGATCTAAGCCAAAGCCGCCGCAACAAACAATCTCTCTCGCCGGAACATTCACCAATTTTGAAACTTTCTCagaggagaaagaaagaaagaaacaaaccaaataaaaaagatGCTCTTAAACACTCACAACACGAATCTAATCACGTCCGAGATCAGCAACCTTTGGACTTACAAACAATCGAGCAGCAGAGACGCAGATTCTCTACTGAGATTCTTCTGCTGCTCTcgaatctaaaaaaaaaatgcgAGCTTTTTTTTCAAGGGAAATAGGTAAGGCAGCTCCCGATCAATGAGATCGCCAGCTCGAAAATCTCAAAGAGACGAAGAAGGAAGCTCAGATTCGGAGGATTTAAGAGATTTAGACGAAGAATTTTACAAGAAAATGGAGTTTTATGATGTAGAGAGGGAGAGATCagagagatgatgatgatgatatgattCAGCTCTCTCTGTGTtgtgtttctcttttgtttcggtcgagagaaggaaggaaggagaagattggATCGAGAAACAAAGAGCCGACGCATACcacaattttctattttttttaatttatattttttatagggGATTTAcgggaaaaaaaagaaagaagaaataataGTCTCGTGACAATGATTTATACTTACAGCTGTCTGGACACTAATGGAATAGCTGCACTTTCTACAACTTCttactctttcttctttttcaacTGTAATTAAATCAACTATCTACGGATGAACGGCTCAATTTTagcaaaattattaattaccaAAACACATGTTTAGCTTATCAGGGAAAATGCTGACGCCAACACGAAATTGAATATTAATACTATATTCAGTGATGGTAATTGGTAGATAGGGGGGGCATGCAATGCAAACACTCCTCCTGACCCATTAAACCTTTTGAGACCGTAACGATTactatctctctcttttttttttatgttttaacttttttgtgCTTACCGTGTTTGCGTGTTAGCTTATATTATTCAAGAACCCCATCGAAGATTAGCATAAATATTAACTAGTATTTTATATTCCGAATGGTCAAATAGTTCTTTTAGCTTGTACAATCTctgtatattttctttatgtAAACCTT encodes:
- the LOC106434933 gene encoding phosphoinositide phosphatase SAC4, with product MTTSSSSMENGGGSSSSSGSSSLHGCMQEFKLFQTHSNFYMIGWNGSGVYRVLKIDRLDASELNVSEDSTAYTKKECYELLKRIHEGNKATGGLKRVAVCYGIIGFIKFLGPYYMLVITERREIGEICGHRVYEVSKSEMISLQHSSVLGNIANSRDENRYKRLLCMVDLTKDFFFSYSYNIMRSFQKNVCDHESGGTLYKKMFVWNEFLTRGIRHHLRNTVWTVALVYGFFKQTTLSEAGRNFKLTLIARRSRHNAGTRYLKRGINESGNVANDVETEQIVSEDVPEDNPMQISSVVQNRGSIPLFWSQETSRMILKPDIVLSKRDLNYEATRLHFENLVERYGIPIIILNLIKTKERRPRESILRAEFANAIDFINKDLPEENRIRFLHWDLHKHFQSKTANVLALLGKVAACALMLTGFFYYQVTPAMKLDGGMSLSSSDADMSTHNSSDDDSGEYDSLEKNLPPSKNVANGDYDKPGMLQRGVLRTNCIDCLDRTNVAQYAYGWAALGQQLHALGIRDAPTIELDDRLSSALMGLYERMGDTLAYQYGGSAAHNKVFSERRGQWRAATQSQEFLRTLQRYYNNAYMDADKQDAINIFLGTFQPEKGRQAIWELRSDSRSNGQNGEISIEEDERFLVKRCLSDGNILHESRTPMSAMSSKHESISHKGFVSSRQVNHVTSESSPDMPAAGDVSLSRCTPSMPSTHFFGDAKKIQHNGSSSYYLSEQEDMSSVSNFVDVEWLSSSENLCENDQLYRPSALTSYSTAEVSSSENIISEVKQSTPAISENGSSSRKGKEPMEGEPSTKIHDDFTDSFKQWVAYGEALCH